The Brachybacterium huguangmaarense genome contains a region encoding:
- a CDS encoding YbaK/EbsC family protein has protein sequence MPDARGDLTWIPAADATDLLAPSVAQAVGGGAVPSACVAEIDPELADTAAFCERYRVDPEASANCVVVCGRRGETVTHAAVMVLATDRADVNRTVRKHLGARRISFADQAEVEQAAGMTSGGITPVGLPADWPVLVDSRVAAADLVVIGGGVRGSKLLVPGAELADLPAAEVLDLVIAD, from the coding sequence ATGCCCGATGCACGTGGAGACCTCACCTGGATCCCGGCCGCCGACGCGACCGACCTGCTCGCCCCCTCCGTCGCCCAGGCGGTGGGCGGGGGAGCGGTGCCGAGCGCCTGCGTCGCCGAGATCGACCCCGAGCTGGCCGACACGGCGGCCTTCTGCGAGCGGTACCGCGTGGACCCCGAGGCCTCGGCCAACTGCGTGGTGGTGTGCGGCCGCCGTGGTGAGACCGTGACCCATGCGGCGGTGATGGTGCTCGCGACGGACCGGGCCGACGTCAACCGCACGGTGCGCAAGCATCTGGGAGCGCGGCGGATCAGCTTCGCCGACCAGGCCGAGGTGGAACAGGCCGCGGGCATGACCTCGGGCGGCATCACGCCGGTCGGCCTGCCCGCGGACTGGCCGGTCCTGGTGGACTCGCGCGTGGCCGCGGCGGACCTCGTGGTGATCGGCGGCGGCGTGCGCGGCTCGAAGCTCCTGGTCCCGGGTGCCGAGCTCGCGGACCTGCCCGCCGCAGAGGTGCTCGACCTCGTCATCGCGGACTGA
- a CDS encoding ABC transporter permease has translation MSPAIIPPGGTLLTTGLALFGRDLTVTLTNRAWVLLLQLGAITPPVVSLLVWTGAIARGATPPIPADRLVTWFVLVAVVSMVTSSWTASFLAEDIRTGGLSIWLVRPCPALAHLVSNNLAEKTVKIAVLLPMVAALGALFRDQVQLPLDPSVWLAALAALGCAAVLAFVLDVLIGCLAFWFEDVDGVQGIMNLAQRLLSGAVVPLMLLPAQVREAIRFQPIRFTLAFPLEILTGTGTADVEDWLAMLGWTGASLALLTLVWTHGVRRYEAAGA, from the coding sequence ATGAGCCCCGCGATTATTCCTCCCGGTGGCACGCTTCTCACGACCGGACTGGCCCTGTTCGGACGGGACCTCACCGTGACGCTCACGAACCGGGCCTGGGTGCTGCTTCTCCAGCTGGGCGCGATCACCCCTCCCGTCGTCTCGCTCCTGGTCTGGACGGGCGCGATCGCAAGGGGTGCGACGCCCCCGATACCGGCGGACCGTCTCGTCACCTGGTTCGTCCTGGTCGCGGTGGTCTCGATGGTCACCTCGAGCTGGACGGCCTCGTTCCTCGCCGAGGACATCCGCACCGGCGGGCTCTCGATCTGGCTGGTGCGTCCATGCCCGGCCCTGGCCCACCTCGTGTCCAACAATCTGGCGGAGAAGACGGTGAAGATCGCCGTCCTGCTGCCGATGGTCGCAGCGCTCGGAGCGCTGTTCCGCGACCAGGTGCAGCTGCCCCTGGACCCCTCGGTCTGGCTGGCGGCGCTGGCCGCCCTGGGCTGCGCCGCCGTCCTGGCCTTCGTGCTCGACGTGCTCATCGGCTGCCTGGCCTTCTGGTTCGAGGACGTCGACGGAGTGCAGGGCATCATGAACCTCGCTCAGCGGTTGCTCTCCGGGGCGGTCGTCCCCCTGATGCTCCTGCCCGCGCAGGTGCGAGAAGCGATACGTTTCCAGCCCATCCGCTTCACGCTCGCCTTTCCCCTGGAGATCCTCACGGGCACAGGCACCGCCGATGTCGAGGACTGGCTCGCCATGCTCGGATGGACCGGCGCCTCCCTCGCCCTGCTCACCCTGGTGTGGACGCACGGGGTCCGACGCTATGAGGCGGCCGGCGCATGA
- a CDS encoding zinc-dependent alcohol dehydrogenase, whose amino-acid sequence MRAVTWQAPRTMSVEEVPDPRIEEPTDAIVRITSTAICGSDLHLYSVLGPFMDPGDVVGHEPMGIVEEIGDDVTGLSVGDRVVIPFTIACGHCWMCRRGLQSQCETTQVTQYESGAALFGYSRLYGSVPGGQAQYLRVPHADYGPVVVPHEGPDEQYLFLSDILPTAWQGVRYAGVGADDTLAVLGLGPVGQFAARIARHLGARVIGVDPVPERRAMAQRHGVETIDDEATVERLRELTDGRGADAVLDAVGMEAHGSPVAGAVQRAAGLLPDALAAPLMQRAGVDRLAALETALAAVRRGGTVSLSGVYGGMADPLPMMRMFDKGIALRMGQCNVRRWIDDLMPLVSDPSDPLGVADLVTHRVGLSQAPEMYDVFQKKEDGCIKVVLDPQR is encoded by the coding sequence ATGCGCGCAGTCACCTGGCAGGCCCCCCGGACCATGAGCGTCGAGGAGGTGCCGGACCCCCGCATCGAGGAGCCCACGGACGCGATCGTCCGCATCACCTCGACCGCCATCTGCGGCTCCGACCTGCATCTGTATTCCGTGCTCGGCCCCTTCATGGACCCGGGCGATGTCGTGGGCCATGAGCCGATGGGCATCGTCGAGGAGATCGGCGACGACGTCACCGGCCTGTCCGTCGGCGACCGCGTGGTCATCCCGTTCACGATCGCGTGCGGGCACTGCTGGATGTGCCGGCGCGGCCTGCAGTCCCAGTGCGAGACCACCCAGGTCACGCAGTACGAGAGCGGCGCGGCGCTGTTCGGCTACTCCCGGCTCTACGGCTCGGTGCCCGGCGGCCAGGCGCAGTACCTGCGCGTGCCCCACGCCGACTACGGCCCCGTCGTCGTTCCTCACGAGGGGCCCGATGAGCAGTACCTGTTCCTCTCCGACATCCTGCCCACCGCCTGGCAGGGCGTCCGGTACGCGGGCGTCGGGGCGGACGACACGCTGGCCGTGCTCGGTCTCGGACCGGTCGGCCAGTTCGCGGCCCGGATCGCACGGCACCTCGGGGCGCGGGTGATCGGCGTCGACCCGGTGCCCGAGCGGCGGGCCATGGCGCAGCGGCACGGCGTCGAGACGATCGACGACGAGGCCACCGTGGAGCGCCTGCGCGAGCTGACCGACGGTCGCGGCGCCGACGCCGTGCTCGACGCGGTCGGGATGGAGGCCCACGGCTCGCCGGTCGCGGGCGCCGTGCAGAGAGCTGCCGGGCTGCTGCCCGACGCGCTCGCCGCGCCGCTCATGCAGCGGGCGGGCGTGGACCGGCTCGCCGCCCTCGAGACCGCGCTCGCGGCGGTGCGCCGCGGTGGCACCGTGTCGCTGTCCGGCGTGTACGGCGGCATGGCCGATCCGCTCCCGATGATGCGCATGTTCGACAAGGGCATCGCGCTGCGCATGGGCCAGTGCAACGTCCGCCGCTGGATCGACGACCTGATGCCGCTCGTCTCCGATCCCTCCGACCCGCTCGGGGTCGCCGACCTCGTGACCCATCGGGTGGGCCTGTCCCAGGCCCCGGAGATGTACGACGTCTTCCAGAAGAAGGAGGACGGCTGCATCAAGGTGGTGCTGGACCCCCAGCGCTGA
- a CDS encoding ABC transporter ATP-binding protein: MGLLGPNGAGKTTLVKLCCGLIRPTTGTVNVLGHEPARRRAEFLKTIAVVFGQKSMLWWDVPTIDSMLVHKAMYGLDGPTYRHRVGELTEILSLHEIIDVPVRRLSLGERMRCELALSLLHSPRLLFADEPTIGLDVTAKQALRSMLTRTNEALGTTIVVTSHDMDDVEALCRRILLVAGGQLTFDGDLSGLRARIAPRRQIRTVLDRPVPPENLPPGAVLRDHGVVSIEASEEELEGAVASVLALGGLRDLTVQEVDLDTIMAQAYTQQSRPGRERR; this comes from the coding sequence GTGGGCCTGCTCGGCCCCAACGGGGCCGGCAAGACCACCCTGGTCAAGCTGTGCTGCGGTCTCATCCGCCCCACCACGGGCACGGTGAACGTGCTCGGGCACGAACCCGCGCGTCGCCGCGCGGAATTCCTGAAGACGATCGCCGTCGTGTTCGGCCAGAAGTCGATGCTGTGGTGGGACGTGCCCACGATCGACTCGATGCTCGTGCACAAGGCGATGTACGGCCTGGACGGGCCGACATACCGCCATCGAGTCGGCGAGCTCACCGAGATCCTGAGCTTGCACGAGATCATCGACGTCCCGGTGCGACGCCTGAGCCTCGGGGAGCGCATGCGATGCGAGCTCGCGCTCTCCCTGCTGCACTCCCCGCGCCTGCTGTTCGCCGACGAACCGACGATCGGCCTCGACGTCACCGCGAAGCAGGCACTGCGGTCGATGCTCACCCGCACCAATGAGGCTCTGGGCACCACGATCGTGGTCACCAGCCACGACATGGACGATGTCGAGGCGCTGTGCCGTCGGATCCTGCTGGTGGCGGGCGGGCAGCTGACGTTCGACGGTGACCTCTCCGGTCTCCGTGCCCGGATCGCGCCCCGCCGCCAGATCCGCACCGTCCTCGACCGGCCGGTGCCGCCGGAGAACCTTCCACCGGGAGCAGTCCTGCGTGACCACGGGGTCGTGAGCATCGAGGCGTCGGAGGAGGAGCTGGAAGGTGCCGTGGCCTCGGTCCTCGCCCTCGGAGGTCTTCGGGACCTCACGGTGCAGGAGGTCGACCTGGACACGATCATGGCCCAGGCGTACACCCAGCAGTCGCGCCCGGGACGGGAGCGACGATGA
- a CDS encoding DUF2200 domain-containing protein encodes MTHRIFSMPVAEVYPHYVAKAERKGHTEAEVREVITWLSGFDDTTLDAHLRERTSFEDFFAAAVLNPQASAITGSICGVRIQEIEDPLMWRIRCLDKLVDEVAAGRPMEKIKRS; translated from the coding sequence ATGACGCACCGGATCTTCTCCATGCCCGTCGCCGAGGTGTACCCGCACTACGTCGCCAAGGCGGAGCGCAAGGGCCACACCGAGGCCGAGGTCCGCGAGGTCATCACCTGGCTCAGCGGCTTCGACGACACCACCCTCGACGCCCACCTGCGCGAACGCACGAGCTTCGAGGACTTCTTCGCCGCCGCGGTGCTCAACCCGCAGGCCTCGGCGATCACCGGCTCCATCTGCGGGGTGAGGATCCAGGAGATCGAGGATCCCCTCATGTGGCGGATCCGCTGTCTCGACAAGCTCGTCGACGAGGTCGCCGCGGGGCGTCCGATGGAGAAGATCAAGCGCTCCTGA
- a CDS encoding ABC-2 family transporter protein: MIGRTFSWWLACWRQAISRDLQFRTQTILIALGAVVDVAISLVPALVLAQSARTAESGWDESTAVLVVGLFTLTTAVLDTVVGPNLLRLDAAVRTGELDLLLIRPIPAVVTLTLRWIRPAEATRLLVGAALVLGALSMVGGAVSLGGVLGCLLLMALGTGAWTLFWINASFLSFWWASVEPVQEVIGALREAGQYPRAAFDRLPLLGFTTLVPALLMATLPAQVLLGGELGGPLLGGVVVVGAGGLVTALHWRLAIRRYDSASS; this comes from the coding sequence ATGATCGGGCGCACCTTCTCGTGGTGGCTGGCGTGCTGGCGCCAGGCGATCAGCCGGGATCTCCAGTTCCGCACCCAGACGATCCTCATCGCCCTGGGGGCTGTGGTCGACGTGGCGATCTCCCTGGTGCCCGCCCTGGTCCTCGCCCAGAGCGCTCGAACAGCCGAGAGCGGATGGGACGAGTCCACCGCCGTGCTGGTGGTCGGACTGTTCACGCTGACCACCGCCGTCCTGGACACGGTTGTCGGTCCGAACCTTCTGCGGCTGGACGCAGCCGTGCGCACGGGGGAGCTCGACCTCCTCCTCATCCGGCCGATCCCCGCCGTCGTCACCCTCACCCTGCGATGGATCAGGCCGGCCGAAGCGACCCGCCTACTGGTCGGAGCGGCTCTCGTCCTCGGAGCCCTCTCGATGGTCGGCGGGGCCGTGTCACTCGGCGGAGTCCTCGGCTGCCTGCTGCTCATGGCTCTGGGGACCGGAGCCTGGACCCTGTTCTGGATCAACGCGAGCTTCCTGTCCTTCTGGTGGGCATCCGTCGAACCGGTTCAGGAGGTCATCGGAGCCCTGCGTGAAGCCGGCCAGTACCCGCGGGCTGCGTTCGACCGCCTTCCGCTGCTCGGCTTCACGACACTGGTGCCCGCGCTGCTGATGGCCACGCTTCCGGCGCAGGTGCTGCTGGGCGGAGAACTGGGCGGGCCGCTGCTCGGAGGGGTCGTGGTCGTCGGCGCAGGCGGCCTGGTCACCGCCCTGCACTGGCGTCTGGCCATCCGCCGGTATGACAGTGCGAGCAGCTGA
- a CDS encoding class I SAM-dependent methyltransferase codes for MTIAPLIDWHAYNVSAAGRPARRQVSRVIAAAGGDGPGRTVLEIGAGGGADALEFARHGWTVYAYDTDDTLASRLVENTRMPGTVYFRHGDVAEVEEFPAVDAVFAAYSLPMLGDALPTVWERLRAAVKAGGVIAVDLFGDKDTWVENEEIATLSLEQIDAMFEGLHIVRREVRDEDGRSFDGEKKHWHVHSVMARRAR; via the coding sequence ATGACTATTGCACCCCTGATCGATTGGCACGCGTACAACGTGTCGGCGGCGGGGCGCCCTGCGCGGCGGCAGGTCTCCCGCGTGATCGCTGCCGCCGGAGGGGACGGTCCGGGACGCACGGTCCTGGAGATCGGCGCGGGCGGTGGGGCCGACGCCCTCGAGTTCGCACGGCACGGCTGGACCGTGTACGCCTATGACACCGATGACACCCTCGCCTCGCGCCTCGTCGAGAACACCCGCATGCCCGGGACCGTCTACTTCCGCCACGGCGACGTGGCCGAGGTCGAGGAGTTCCCCGCGGTGGACGCCGTGTTCGCCGCGTACTCCCTGCCGATGCTCGGCGATGCGCTGCCGACCGTCTGGGAGCGCCTGCGGGCGGCGGTGAAGGCGGGCGGGGTGATCGCGGTCGACCTCTTCGGCGACAAGGACACCTGGGTCGAGAACGAGGAGATCGCGACGCTCTCCCTCGAGCAGATCGACGCGATGTTCGAGGGCCTGCACATCGTGCGCCGCGAGGTCCGCGACGAGGACGGCCGGTCCTTCGACGGCGAGAAGAAGCACTGGCACGTGCATTCGGTGATGGCGCGCCGGGCCCGCTGA
- a CDS encoding DUF2087 domain-containing protein yields the protein MTRNSDFKQLVRARMGQTGENYTAARAALLAERATDPRGELISPPAAPRAEPDPVAARVQHERLIRPFLREGRLVQIPSRRRARFAVMLELLARFAPGDVYSEAEVGEILGVLHDDVAYLRRELVDYGLLERDSLGAYWVTRTMPARTGTMTQEITDWEQVWLPRFLASA from the coding sequence ATGACCCGCAACAGCGACTTCAAGCAGCTCGTCCGTGCCCGTATGGGGCAGACGGGCGAGAACTACACCGCCGCACGCGCCGCCCTGCTCGCCGAGCGTGCGACCGATCCCCGCGGCGAGCTGATCTCGCCGCCCGCCGCGCCGCGTGCCGAGCCGGATCCCGTGGCGGCGCGAGTCCAGCACGAGCGTCTGATCCGGCCGTTCCTGCGGGAGGGTCGGCTCGTGCAGATCCCGAGCCGGCGCCGGGCGCGCTTCGCGGTCATGCTCGAGCTGCTCGCGCGCTTCGCCCCGGGGGACGTCTACTCCGAGGCGGAGGTCGGCGAGATCCTCGGCGTGCTGCATGACGACGTGGCCTACCTGCGACGCGAGCTCGTGGACTACGGGCTCCTCGAGCGCGACAGCCTCGGCGCCTACTGGGTCACCCGCACCATGCCCGCCCGGACCGGCACCATGACCCAGGAGATCACCGACTGGGAGCAGGTATGGCTTCCGCGTTTCCTGGCGAGCGCATAA
- a CDS encoding glycosyltransferase encodes MSARPLHVAAISLHTSPLSVPGSADAGGMNVVVLEQATALARRGHRVDLLTRRADHDAPAVVEVEPNLRLIHLEAGPPQPLAKSDMEQAIVPFTASLERLLDASDDPYDVVHAHHWFSGVAALPVTRERGLPLLQSFHSVAAPADSTSLGAGEPAESDGRIAGERAAATAAELVVAVSDAEAGTVHERYGVPAARMAVVRPGVDPEAFSPAAPAEMPAEPVLLFAARLQPLKAPDLAIEVLARLESAHGARLLLAGGASDDFAAYPDELARQAERLGVRDRVEFLGSVSRAELAHLMGAASILLLPSWSETFGLVALEAQACGTPVVAWRCAGGVAEAIGDGGLVLDSRDADVWAHAVETVLEDADARGRMARSARAFAESRSWAASAADLEAVYRHVLDGGPLPPSALPRLRKDSPCP; translated from the coding sequence ATGTCCGCCCGCCCTCTCCACGTCGCCGCGATCTCGCTGCACACCTCGCCCCTGTCCGTTCCCGGCAGCGCCGACGCCGGCGGCATGAACGTGGTGGTGCTCGAGCAGGCCACGGCCCTCGCCCGCCGGGGGCATCGGGTCGACCTGCTGACCCGCCGGGCCGATCACGACGCCCCCGCCGTCGTCGAGGTCGAGCCGAACCTGCGGCTGATCCACCTCGAGGCGGGACCCCCGCAGCCTCTCGCCAAGAGTGACATGGAGCAGGCGATCGTCCCCTTCACCGCCTCCCTGGAGCGACTGCTCGACGCCTCCGACGACCCGTACGACGTCGTGCACGCCCATCACTGGTTCAGCGGCGTCGCGGCGCTGCCCGTGACCCGCGAGCGCGGCCTGCCGCTCCTGCAGTCCTTCCACTCGGTGGCCGCCCCGGCGGACTCGACCTCGCTCGGCGCGGGTGAGCCCGCCGAGTCGGACGGCCGGATCGCCGGCGAGCGCGCGGCCGCGACGGCCGCCGAGCTCGTGGTGGCCGTCTCCGACGCCGAGGCCGGCACGGTCCACGAGCGCTACGGCGTACCCGCGGCGAGGATGGCGGTGGTGCGACCCGGCGTGGATCCCGAGGCGTTCAGCCCGGCGGCGCCCGCGGAGATGCCCGCCGAGCCGGTGCTGCTGTTCGCGGCACGCCTGCAGCCGCTCAAGGCGCCCGACCTCGCGATCGAGGTGCTCGCGCGGCTCGAGAGCGCCCACGGCGCCCGGCTCCTGCTCGCCGGCGGCGCCTCCGACGACTTCGCCGCCTACCCCGACGAGCTCGCCCGGCAGGCAGAGCGGCTCGGCGTGCGCGACCGGGTCGAGTTCCTCGGCTCCGTCTCGCGGGCCGAGCTCGCGCATCTCATGGGCGCCGCGAGCATCCTGCTGCTGCCCAGCTGGTCCGAGACCTTCGGCCTCGTCGCCCTCGAGGCGCAGGCGTGCGGCACACCCGTCGTCGCGTGGCGCTGCGCGGGCGGGGTCGCCGAGGCCATCGGTGACGGCGGCCTCGTGCTCGACAGCCGCGACGCCGACGTCTGGGCGCACGCCGTCGAGACCGTGCTCGAGGACGCCGACGCCCGCGGACGCATGGCGCGATCGGCCCGGGCCTTCGCCGAGTCCCGCTCATGGGCGGCGAGCGCCGCCGACCTCGAGGCGGTCTACCGCCACGTCCTCGACGGCGGCCCGCTGCCGCCGTCCGCCCTCCCCCGCCTGCGGAAGGACTCCCCATGCCCGTGA
- a CDS encoding dipeptidase, with the protein MSAPIAVVDGHNDLAWELRERGYDLETHDISRPLDGFHTDLPRLRRGGVRGQFWSVYVPSTIEDPVTATLEQIDAVHALIERFGDDLHLATRPDDLAAALDDRADGPIASMLGAEGGHAIGGSLGALRCLHRLGVRYMTLTHNENTAWADSATDEPRHGGLTEFGRAVVAEMNRLGMLVDLSHVAETTMRDALAVSQAPVIFSHSSCRAVRDQPRNVPDDVLAAVAAAGGTCMITFVPRFVSSRPSADLEDVVGHLEHAREVAGIDHIGLGGDYDGTPDMPRSLEDVSCYPRLFEALRARRWSEDDLARLGGRNILATWREADTVAARLHRDHPVDPRLRRP; encoded by the coding sequence ATGAGCGCACCGATCGCCGTCGTCGACGGCCACAACGATCTGGCATGGGAGCTGCGCGAGCGCGGCTACGACCTTGAGACCCACGACATCTCCCGCCCTCTCGACGGCTTCCACACCGACCTTCCGCGCCTGCGCCGGGGCGGCGTGCGCGGCCAGTTCTGGTCGGTGTACGTGCCCTCGACGATCGAGGATCCGGTCACCGCGACGCTCGAGCAGATCGACGCGGTCCACGCCCTCATCGAGCGCTTCGGCGACGATCTGCACCTGGCCACACGCCCCGACGACCTCGCGGCCGCCCTCGACGACCGCGCCGACGGCCCGATCGCCTCGATGCTGGGCGCCGAGGGCGGCCATGCGATCGGCGGCTCGCTCGGCGCGCTGCGCTGCCTGCACCGCCTGGGCGTGCGCTACATGACGCTGACCCACAACGAGAACACCGCCTGGGCGGACTCGGCGACCGACGAGCCGCGCCACGGCGGTCTGACGGAGTTCGGTCGCGCCGTGGTCGCCGAGATGAACCGGCTCGGCATGCTCGTGGACCTGTCCCACGTCGCCGAGACCACGATGCGCGACGCGCTCGCGGTGAGCCAGGCGCCCGTCATCTTCTCGCACTCCTCGTGCCGAGCCGTGCGCGACCAGCCGCGCAACGTGCCCGACGACGTGCTCGCCGCCGTCGCGGCCGCAGGCGGCACCTGCATGATCACGTTCGTGCCGCGATTCGTCAGCTCCCGCCCCTCCGCCGATCTGGAGGACGTGGTCGGGCACCTCGAGCACGCCCGCGAGGTCGCCGGGATCGACCACATCGGTCTGGGCGGCGACTACGACGGCACGCCCGACATGCCCCGCAGCCTGGAGGACGTGAGCTGCTACCCCCGACTGTTCGAGGCCCTGCGGGCGCGGCGCTGGAGCGAGGACGATCTCGCCCGCCTCGGCGGGCGCAACATCCTGGCCACGTGGCGCGAGGCGGATACGGTCGCCGCCCGCCTGCACCGCGATCACCCCGTGGACCCGCGCCTGCGACGCCCTTGA
- a CDS encoding DUF899 domain-containing protein, giving the protein MGTDESTTTSPTAGRKAQQPEAAPPIVGRAAFDEALEAQVLLDKEATHASDRAAAARRRLPMVEVEDYVLTGRDGPVRLSSLFGEHYLLLVQNFMFAPDWEEGCPSCTWAVDNLPANMGRLEEEEGIAFALISQAPVSRLEAWRTRHGWPHTWVSSGSTTYHDDWNWTLHAEDPDSGGYAGPVPGYSYYLKKDGRVFLTYATRQRGTEAILPVAHIMDRAVYGRQQDFEDSPSGWPQYPTYG; this is encoded by the coding sequence ATGGGCACGGACGAGAGCACGACGACATCACCGACCGCCGGGCGCAAGGCGCAGCAGCCCGAGGCCGCTCCTCCGATCGTCGGCCGCGCAGCCTTCGACGAAGCGCTCGAGGCTCAGGTGCTCCTGGACAAGGAGGCCACCCACGCGAGCGATCGTGCCGCGGCGGCGCGTCGGCGCCTGCCCATGGTGGAGGTCGAGGACTACGTCCTCACCGGCCGTGACGGCCCGGTCCGGCTCTCCTCGCTCTTCGGCGAGCACTACCTGCTGCTCGTCCAGAACTTCATGTTCGCGCCCGACTGGGAGGAGGGCTGCCCGTCGTGCACGTGGGCGGTGGACAACCTCCCGGCGAACATGGGGCGCCTGGAGGAGGAGGAGGGCATAGCGTTCGCCCTGATCTCCCAGGCCCCCGTCTCGCGGCTCGAGGCCTGGAGGACACGCCACGGCTGGCCGCACACCTGGGTCTCGTCGGGGTCGACCACCTACCACGACGACTGGAACTGGACCCTGCACGCGGAGGACCCGGACTCCGGCGGCTACGCGGGCCCCGTGCCGGGCTATTCGTACTACCTCAAGAAGGACGGCCGGGTGTTCCTCACCTATGCGACCCGCCAGCGCGGCACGGAGGCCATCCTGCCGGTCGCGCACATCATGGATCGCGCCGTGTACGGGCGGCAGCAGGACTTCGAGGACAGCCCGAGCGGCTGGCCCCAGTACCCGACGTACGGCTGA
- a CDS encoding GNAT family N-acetyltransferase yields MTTSTENPAPEPQPEPSPREADGVRIVELTADEASTVRTVMQAAFAEYTTPDFSYGTEDETDASIAEELRSGGRAIAVLEHGDPVAVAKLHPEERTGLLYFWRVAVLPSRRGRGHADRMIDWITATARAEGYDGIACNVVPRHRGLVAVYARHGMADLGEVTVPLHSGTGDDITLVRLERRWRPPHEVRELGPDDAAVLRDVLQDAFAQYEHTEAPSGAMLETVDSLREDLAGRMRAVSILVEGRVVAAMKLRVTRDRALEMSRVAVIVDERGRGWARLLVGWAWGEAERLGLRAVGCTVRAEEAGLIAMYEHLGLAVTAHGVHQSLTGRPHQVVQMRGRLAAGLPAGAVRPERRSDS; encoded by the coding sequence GTGACGACCAGCACGGAGAACCCAGCCCCAGAGCCCCAGCCCGAGCCGAGCCCGCGCGAGGCGGACGGCGTCCGGATCGTCGAGCTGACCGCCGATGAGGCCTCGACCGTGCGGACGGTCATGCAGGCGGCGTTCGCCGAGTACACGACGCCCGACTTCTCCTACGGCACCGAGGACGAGACGGATGCCTCGATCGCCGAGGAGCTGCGGAGCGGCGGCCGGGCGATCGCCGTGCTCGAGCACGGCGATCCGGTCGCGGTCGCCAAGCTCCATCCGGAGGAGAGGACCGGGCTGCTGTACTTCTGGCGGGTCGCGGTGCTCCCGTCCCGTCGCGGCCGCGGCCACGCCGACCGGATGATCGACTGGATCACGGCGACGGCGCGCGCCGAGGGGTACGACGGGATCGCCTGCAATGTAGTGCCGCGCCATCGGGGCCTGGTCGCCGTGTACGCGCGCCACGGCATGGCCGACCTCGGCGAGGTCACCGTCCCGCTGCACAGCGGCACCGGGGACGACATCACGCTCGTGCGCCTCGAGCGGCGCTGGCGTCCCCCGCACGAGGTGCGCGAGCTCGGCCCCGACGACGCCGCCGTCCTGCGCGACGTGCTGCAGGACGCGTTCGCCCAGTACGAGCACACCGAGGCGCCCTCGGGCGCGATGCTCGAGACCGTCGACTCGCTGCGCGAGGACCTCGCCGGTCGCATGCGGGCGGTCTCGATCCTGGTCGAGGGCCGCGTCGTCGCCGCGATGAAGCTGCGGGTCACACGGGACCGGGCGCTCGAGATGTCCCGGGTCGCCGTGATCGTGGACGAGCGCGGCCGCGGCTGGGCGCGTCTGCTCGTCGGATGGGCCTGGGGCGAGGCCGAGCGGCTCGGACTGCGCGCGGTCGGCTGCACGGTGCGCGCCGAGGAGGCCGGGCTGATCGCGATGTACGAGCACCTCGGGCTCGCCGTCACCGCGCACGGCGTGCATCAGAGCCTGACCGGGAGGCCCCATCAGGTGGTGCAGATGCGCGGCCGTCTGGCCGCCGGCCTCCCCGCCGGGGCCGTGCGCCCCGAACGTCGCTCGGACTCCTAG
- a CDS encoding Dps family protein gives MTDTDVTLPENHGATLTDRENAENGFTADATLADNLQAVLVDLVALHLVGKQAHWNIVGPNFRDLHLNLDEVVGVAREGSDDIAERLRALHATPDGRPSVVAATTTLPELPQGEIYTHDAIDLVVKSIEATTATMRRVHDAVDEADPTSADILHDYIHQLEQQAWFVGAETRKPSVR, from the coding sequence ATGACCGACACCGACGTGACGCTTCCCGAGAACCACGGCGCGACCCTGACCGACCGCGAGAACGCGGAGAACGGCTTCACCGCCGACGCGACGCTCGCCGACAACCTCCAGGCTGTCCTGGTGGACCTGGTGGCGCTGCACCTCGTGGGCAAGCAGGCCCACTGGAACATCGTCGGCCCGAACTTCCGCGACCTGCACCTGAACCTCGACGAGGTCGTGGGGGTCGCCCGCGAGGGCTCCGACGATATCGCCGAGCGCCTGCGCGCCCTGCACGCGACGCCCGACGGCCGGCCGTCCGTGGTCGCCGCGACCACCACGCTCCCCGAGCTCCCGCAGGGCGAGATCTACACCCACGACGCGATCGACCTGGTCGTGAAGTCGATCGAGGCGACCACCGCCACGATGCGCCGCGTGCACGACGCGGTCGACGAGGCCGACCCGACCTCGGCCGACATCCTGCACGACTACATCCACCAGCTCGAGCAGCAGGCCTGGTTCGTGGGCGCCGAGACGCGCAAGCCGTCCGTGCGCTGA